Below is a genomic region from bacterium.
TCGGGCCGTCGACGCGCGCACCGGGATAGCGGTTGTGCCACCAGGTCCCGCCGACCCGGGGCGCGCCGTCGTAGACGCGGACCGAGAGGCCCATGCCGCGAAGGTGATGGAGGGCGTACATGCCGCTCACGCCGGCGCCGATCACGACGACGTCGTAGAGGTCGGCGGCCGACTCTTCCAGGGGAGCGTTCGCTGCGGTCGACATGGTCATTCCCTCGTCCGGACGGGATCGGCGCCTACGGCGGAGCGAGGCGCCGCGCCGCCCGTCCGACTACGCTACGTCTCGACCGGGGCGTAGGGCAAGGCCCGGGTCGATCGATCTCGAGGGGCCCCGATCGTCTCGGAGCGCTGCGAGAGGAGCAATTCGGTGGGTGTAGCGGAGAACAAGAAGGTCCTCGTCGATCTGCTCGCGGCGATCGAGGGGGGCGACCGGGAAGCGATCGAGGGGATCTTCCTTCCGGACGGTCGTTGGGTGATTCCGAAGGGCGCGCCCGAAGCGGTCGCGGGGATGCATCGCGGCGGCGCCCTCATCGCCGACATGATGGTCGGGGCGATCGACCGGAGCTTCGTGGCCGAGAGCGTCGACTGGCGGCCGGGATTGATCGTGGGAGAAGCGGACGTCGTGATGCTCGAGGCCAATCTGCGGGCCACGCGCCAGGATGGTGAGGTCTACGACAATTGCTACGTCTTCGTCGCTGAGTTCGATTCGGAGAGTGGCCGGATCGCCGAGCTACGGGAGCATGTGGATACGAGGTACGCCGCGCGCTTCTTCGAGGGCTGAGACGTGGACCGACGATTGCGCCTCTTCTGGCCGAATCCATCCGGAAGACGCCTCCTCCCGTCCCATCTCTCTAGATCGCGAACCTCGCCCGATGCTCTCGGCAGTTCTCGATCGCCCGCGTCCGGATCCGGCCGAAGTAACACTCCGCCAGCCAGCCCCGGACCGAAGCGATCCGACCTGCGAACAGCCGCTCACGAAGCACGTCCTTCAGTTCCAGCACCCGCCTCGTGATCCCCAACGCCTCTGCTGGTGTGCCCTTCCTTCGGTTCTCCGATCGGTCCTTCATGTAGTTCCTCCACACCACCCAGATCGCCATCCGGTACAGCGCCGACTGCCGCCGCTTCGAGAACGCGATTGTCTCCCGCTTGTGGTTCGCACTGCAGTGCCGGATCAACAGATCCGACAGGTTCACCGGGAAGAGCGGGTTCTCGGGCGTCCTCGCTTCCTTCGAACTCGTCC
It encodes:
- a CDS encoding nuclear transport factor 2 family protein — protein: MGVAENKKVLVDLLAAIEGGDREAIEGIFLPDGRWVIPKGAPEAVAGMHRGGALIADMMVGAIDRSFVAESVDWRPGLIVGEADVVMLEANLRATRQDGEVYDNCYVFVAEFDSESGRIAELREHVDTRYAARFFEG